In the Xiphias gladius isolate SHS-SW01 ecotype Sanya breed wild chromosome 7, ASM1685928v1, whole genome shotgun sequence genome, ATTGTTGTTCAGCACAAAAAATGTATGCttaactgtatgttttgttttatttcggTTTCGTTTTTTCCCCGGTAATTGGTTTTGCACCTTAGTGAAAGAAAAACCTTGACTGATTGCGTCCTGGTCTTGTGATGCATTTTATAGAACACACTTTGAGATTGTGCAAGCCCTACTTGTGTTTTGGGTGTTTTAAAAGTTGTAGTACCACATAATGTGTCACTGAAACAGCTGATCtatctcagcaaaaaaaaaaaaaaaaacaaacccaaaaaaaaaaaaaaaacataattaaaaaaaaaaaaaaaaaaaaaacaaaacagaaaaaagtatgTACCGGTTGTTTCAGAGGCCTTAATTGGAGAGGAAAAAATCTCGGGAgaattttcttaatttctcttaagttttgatgtttttcttttagtgttagaaaacactaaatgtgtgttttatttacttttatttttgcaacatttatttgatgttaGTAAACATACGTAATCGTGAGAGAAATGGAAAGTAGTTCTATGTTTTACTTATGacttcttttgatttttttttttttttttttttgtcaggtcaTACATGTGtgaagtatatttttttattatattgaaGTAATATAAGTTAATACTCtccagagaaaataataaatcctGAGTACTCATGAATCATGGACCACAAATGGCAGATACAAAATATCATGTACTTCCTGTGAATCAAAATTTgccttttctctgtgtgttaagtatTCGTAACAGATTGCTAGTGCTGAGTTTTCGCTGGTAATCTGGCCGTTGGGTCTagtgttgtttggttttgggCAGATAACTGCTGTTGCAAAcgtaaaaatgaaatacaggtACCTTGCAAAACCGTCTTGGATAATTACATGATTTGGTCTTTGAGGCATTCAGCAAATGTCTTCTCTTTGTCCTTTAAAGAATTCAAATTCCTATTTTTGATAGCGATTGCAACATGTGCCATTTTAACACCTCTTCACCCTGGGCTCACTACCTTTGGCTGGGGAGATTAACGAAATGCTacaaaaatgagtaaaatatgcacaaaaatagagaccatttttatgtaattttaatgtttgcagTTACCTCATACACCGTAcattccaaaatgaaaatttgttaTACTATACATACTACCAGACATATCACTTTAAAATGTTCGTTATGGGAAAAATGTATAATCATAGGTATGTATCTAAAGTGTATCTGTATAGCCATGATATCTACAAAGGATCCATGCACAATAAAAGATTTATAATTCTTAATCAAGTGTGAAGTCTCTGTATATGTTTGTCTGCGATTACTCATCAGTCATGACGTGGCTCTGGTAGCACTCCTTTCTGAGTGGCCGGCGGGTGTCCGGTGAAACTCCGTACAAGGACGCCGTCGCACGCGGCTGCCGTCCACAGTTGGGTCACCTGTCGTGTACCGGTGCGAGAGGCACACTAAACTGCAGAGATCCACGGCAGGGCTCAGCCCCGGCTGCCGAGACTCTTTCCGACTCATGCCAGTGAAACCGACCATAAacaaatctaaaaagaaaaaaagactgaaggaAAGACGCAGCTTCTCTGCTGGTAGGTGGCCGTGGTATAAGCTAGATAATACCACTCCATGTCAGTGTACCGATGAAGAAAGTGCTGGACGAGGGAGAGGTTTCTGGCTCTTCCTATATTCCACTGCACCTCATTATCTGGTAGAGTATATAACACACAACAGGATCCCAACAAAAGTCTGGAAAGATTATTTTACATGGAAAGACATATTTGCActtgtgacatacagtatgtacacttttttacaagtttttttcttttatacttgtTTTTCTAATCCTTCCTTTTCACATTAGTCTTTAAGCACAACCTTAGGGGCACGCCGCACTGAATTTCACTGCGCGTTGCTTGTGCGTGGGACAAATAAAGCATTTGAACCTTCCTGaatatgacaaaaatgttaCTTGGATCATTTCCAAGTCTTTCAAAACTTTTGTATTGCGGTAAAATTATCGGAAAAGCTTtgcgaaaaaaataaaagttcagtCTCGATGCACGTGCAGTCAAATTTGTTGACACCAAAAAAATTCTCTAAGGTCGCGCGTTAccattatatttttcatttcctgttgctttATGGTGTGAGGTAAACAAAGGTTGACCAGTAATTAAAACCCTCACATCCAGGAAAGGATACGTAAAGGaacacttttatttataatCCTTTTAAAACAgggacaataaaacaaaaccttttacCAGCTTGGATCAGATGAGCTCCAGGTTTTGGACCCACTGTGCCAGTGcataaaagtaaatgaaaggaCTGATCCTGAGTCAGAGTCAAAGAATCGCGCCCGCCTGCTCATTCTGTCATCTAACAGATTTACTGGCCAAAATCTAAACGAGAAACGGCttccattcttttctttcctcgGGTTTACTCACTTTTCCTTCCTCGTGTCCTGTTTCACAAGGaaggaaacaagaagaaaacttGCGTCTAAGCATTTGGAAGAAATATGGTCAACTCCCAATTATAGGGATACTTCTTCTGTCTGGTCTCTATTTGTTGGGACTTCAGATCTCAACACCGCTGCTACACTTCacagtattgtgtgtgtgtgaggatgtgtgtgtgtgtgtgtgtgtgtgtgtgtgtgtgtgtgtgtgtgtgtgtgtgtgtgtgtgtgtgtgtgtgtgtgagagagacactGTTGAATGAAAGCTTCTGGGGTAACACACAAGAGTTCCACAAGCACACCTAAGTGGTGTAAGCAAGAGAGCCATGATTAATGAGGGTGAAAGTGGGCTCGCTTGTCTCAGTCGCCGATCTGTGTGCAACATTGGCTCTCGCTGAGAGACGGACTGGaaacccttttaaaaaaaaaaaaaccccacaaaaaacGGGCGGACAAGCTCTCCTGGTCCTCTTGCCTTGACAGGAGTAAACAGTGTCTGAGCAGGGACGTTCCCGCTGCCCCTCTCAGGTCCGAGTGGTGCATCCGGCCGCAGGTCAGCTCattgtaaacacaaaaaatacgCCCCTGATGTCAGTGCGACTCTTGTGACTAAGGTTCATTTAGATCTAATGGATAAGGTGGCTCTGGACCAACAGAGCACGCTGCTGCTCATCCAGCAGGTCATCCAGGCTTTGGTGATTAACCTTCCTTTGGACGCAATGTAGGAAAACCTGTAGATCAGGAACTAAAAACACGCCTTTGTGTACGTTCCTGGTGCAGGTCTTTTACTTGCAGTGCACTAGCTGGGGGATGTCATGCTTTGAAAAACTAGGAACAGTTGATTTCACACACAGAGGCAACAATTTtccaattttcattttgaccTGCGGAGCCTGCGAgactctttctctccctttcgAAACGTTCAATCGCGCTGACAACCTTTGAATCTGTGGATTGGCGGGATGGGAAGTGGGGAACGTTGCGCGCTGGCTGGCTCGCTGGAGGTCACGCCAGCTCAAAGCTGCTATTCCAAAGTCGAAAACCAGACTTTAAACCTTAACTAGGCACAAGAATTCCCACAAAAAAAGTCTCACAGATCAACGAATCAACTCACCCCCGTTCATTCATTGTCTGTGGGTCAGTGTCAGATTTTACACTCAAGATTTTTTTCCGCAGTCTTCTGACCCTTTCAGGCCCCCTCTGGGCACCGAGCGAACTTTACGTCGGCTCTTAAAATGGCATTCCTCTCCTCACTAACCGGCATTGTTGACGTTAAGTTTGTTGTAACAAGCCTGGTAGGTAACTTGAGGGCGAAAGGAAGAGATGAGCTGTTGGGAGTGCGGAGTGATGAAGCCGAGTGCAGAGACAGATGGGGCTGGCGGGGCAATTAAGCAAACACAGAACTCATTTTTCAGTGACTACGTCCAGAAGGCTCGGCAAACACGCTGGGATTTAAGTGAGCGAGGCAGTCATTAATAAAGTTATAGCCCTCTTCATAAGTCTATTTCTCATGTATTTGCGCTCAATCCAGATTAGTATGATCCTCAGTCTGCATTTCTTCTCCCAGgggagcagcagtggagggGGGTTCCCCTCAAATCTTATTCCCTCCGTTTTATGCCTTTTACGGTCATCCACCCTGTCATCATTTGATTACGCAGATtacctagacacacacacacacacacacacacacacacacacgcacccggTAGACAGCCTCCCTGTTGCTCCCTGACTCCTTAGGGTGCTGTGGAGGAGGTGCTCCTTCCTTCGTCTCTCGCCCACAGCTTGACTGGCTGCTCAGCATCAGGGACCAGCTCTGCCGCTTCGTGCgactctcctgctgctgctgctctccatcgacacacactgacacaacgGAgaccgagaaaaaaaaagttgagatcCAGCTCGGATTTAAAGGTAATGCCACCAGCAAAGATTCCTTTGAGGCCAGGATGTTATTTTGGCTTTTAGATTTGAAGTTAAAGGATCATACCAgtgagtttgcatgttttagccctTTTTATTCCAatctgcttttgctttttattacagctaagtatttttcaaaaaatcatgTTGATGTGTTTCACAGTTTTGAATATATTGTATGGTATGAAAATAACACTTAATAGTACTAATAAAGCGtgcatttctctttctctttgagtTTACATTATTGCTACAAGGAAATGCAGTGCCATAATTTAAAATACATGCTGCTAACAGATGTTCACAATCTACGTAAACCAGTGAAAACCAATGGTTGTCTGAAATTCATAAAAATCCACTATAAAATCTGCACAGTAATGTAAAATCTATATAATTTGTAGTTCAGGAgataaaacttgcaaaaaataaaaaataaaaacaaaaaaacaacacaggtttGGTCGTTTAACATCTCATTTCCTCCCTTCAGCTGCCTGCGGAGTCTTGATTTCACACTTTAATGCACCAGCACTTAGCGGAGGTTGGCATGCCCTGGAGCAGACCGCAGGTGGACCTTCATGCCGGCGGAGCGGAGGCCATGGAGCAGTACAGCACAGACGACCACCACTACGAGGGCTCCCTGTTCCCCACCTCCACCCTCATCCCTGTCACTGTCATCTGCATCCTCATCTTCATTGTCGGGGTAACGGGCAACACCATGACAATCCTCATCATCCAGCACTTCAAGGACATGAAGACCACCACCAACCTCTACCTGTCCAGCATGGCGGTGTCTGAcctcatcatcttcctctgcCTGCCCTTTGACCTCTATCGCCTGTGGAAGTATGTGCCCTGGCTGTTTGGGGAGGCGGTGTGCCGCTTCTATCACTACATCTTCGAGGGCTGCACCTCGGCCACCATCCTCCACATCACAGCCCTGAGCATCGAGCGCTACTTGGCCATCAGCTTCCCCCTCAGGAGCAAGGTGGTGGTGACCCGACGCAGGGTCCAGTACATCATCCTCGCCCTGTGGGGTTTCGCCCTGGTTTCTGCAGCCCCCACACTCTTCCTGGTCGGGGTGGAGTACGACAACGACACGCACCCAGACTACAACACGGGGCAGTGCAAGCACACCAGCTACGCCATCAGCTCCGGGCAGCTGCACATCATGCTCTGGGTGTCCACCACCTACTTTTTCTGCCCGATGCTCTGCCTCATCTTCCTCTACGGCTCCATCGGCTGCAAGTTGtggaaaagcaaaaatgaccTCCAAGGCCCCTGTGCCTTGGCCCGGGAAAGGTCACACAGGCAAACAGTCAAGATACTGGGTGAGTGGggtttctttttcatctctgcagACAGATGTATGTCTCTTCTATACTGATCAGGCAGCAGTCATAATGGTTAGTTCAGTATAAAAGTCTTACATTTGGTACA is a window encoding:
- the mlnr gene encoding growth hormone secretagogue receptor type 1, with product MPWSRPQVDLHAGGAEAMEQYSTDDHHYEGSLFPTSTLIPVTVICILIFIVGVTGNTMTILIIQHFKDMKTTTNLYLSSMAVSDLIIFLCLPFDLYRLWKYVPWLFGEAVCRFYHYIFEGCTSATILHITALSIERYLAISFPLRSKVVVTRRRVQYIILALWGFALVSAAPTLFLVGVEYDNDTHPDYNTGQCKHTSYAISSGQLHIMLWVSTTYFFCPMLCLIFLYGSIGCKLWKSKNDLQGPCALARERSHRQTVKILVVVVLAFIICWLPYHIGRNLFAQVDDYETAMLSQNFNMASMVLCYLSASINPVVYNLMSRKYRAAAKRLFLLHQRPRQAHHGQRQLCVADHISTLNESLTGV